The genomic segment AAAATCAATTGTAATGCCTTCTGATTCTAAAAATTTTTTTAAGTTTTCATTAACCTCGTTAACAGTTTTGCCCTTGATCCACTTTGGTTGATTAAGATACAAAGTATTTAAAATGTCTGAGTTACCATCATTTTTACATTGAGCAATTTTTGAAGCATTAAATGCAGCTATATCTAATGGAAAATGTCTAAATTCAATCTTTGCAAGACCTTTATCGATGAAATCTTTTTTTAAATCTGGCAACACATTAATGTGAAAATTTGCACAATGACTACAAGTTAAAGATTCGTAAGCAATAATACTAATTTTGGCATCTTTATTACCAATTATAATTCTATTAATATCTTTTGAACTATCTGCACTAACAATTGAAAATTGGAATAAAATTAACAAGAAAAGTGCAATAATTTTTTTCATTTTTGTTTAAATACTTTTGTAAGCTCTATTAATGATTTTTTAATCTTATCATTTTTAATATCATTTATCTTAGTTTGATATTTCTTAATTGTCACATTTTTTTCAGTGTCATCATCTGAGGTAAAAATGTTCTGATCATCATCAAAACTAATAAATTTTAGTTTTTCAACAACAGAATATCCAAAAAAACTATTCATCTTATCCATGATATCTTTTTTTGAGTACTCCATATCAACTTCATGACCTCTTTTTACCATAACTAGCAAAGTACTTACTCCAAATCGATTGGAATTTTTAAAAGATTTTGGATAACAAATTTTGAATAACTTTTCACCGACAATATATTTCCAGTTATTTAAAGTTTCAGAATAAATATGACCTTTTTTGTTAATAATTTTTTTAACATTTTTTGGCAAAGTATCTCTAAATGATCTTAAGCCTTGAATGACTGAGTTTCTCTGCTTAGTATTATTTTTTGATTGCATATGAAAGATCCAACAATAACAAATAAAATTCTTAAATGGTACGATTTAAATAAAAGATCTCTTCCATGGAGAAAAAAAGTTTCTCAAGAAAAAAAGGAATATTACACACTTATAAGTGAATTTATGCTGCAACAAACCCAAGTTGCTACTGTCATACCTTACTTTCAAAGATTTATAAAAAGTATCGCAAATATAGAAAAGTTATCTAAGTTTAATGATGAAAAATTGATTAAGCTATGGGAAGGTCTTGGATATTATTCAAGAGTAAGAAATTTAAAAAAGACAGCACAAATTGTTGTTAAAGATTTTGATAAAAGATTACCTCAAAGTTTTATAGATTTAAAATCTCTTCCTGGTATTGGAGACTATACAGCAAGTGCTATCTCTGCAATTGCATTCAATAAACCATTAATTCCTTTGGATGGAAATATTGAAAGAGTGTTGAAAAGACTTTTGTATTTAAAAAAACAAAATCAAATTAAAAAAGAAAATTTACAAAAGTACAAAAAAGTCTTTGGAATTTCAGTTAATAGATCTAGTGATTATGCCCAAGCTTTAATGGAATTAGGAGCCTTAATTTGCAAGCCCGTAAATCCATTATGTAAACAATGTCCAATATTAAAAAAATGTGAGTCATTTAGAAATCAAGATTTTGAATTAGTAAAAATAAAAAAAAAAGACAAACAAACTTTTTATAAATTAAATGTTTATAAAAAAAATAATCAATATCTATTAATTAAGAATGATAAATTCAAATTTTTGAAAAATTTTGATATCTTTCCAATGGAGGAATTAATAAGCCCTAAAAATTTCAATAAAGATTTGAATTTCAAAATATCAAATATGAACATGAATATTAAGATTGAATACAAAAATAAATTTAATTTAGATGGTAATGTTAATTGGATTGATCCTAAAAAACTTCAAAAGTATACACTTCCAACTTTTACAAAAAAAATAGTAAAATTTTTAGAAAATCAAAAATGAAAAAAATAGCAATAATTGGAGCAGGTATTTCAGGTTTATACCTAGCAAATTTGTTTAAAGGCAATAAAGATTATCAAATTACAATATATGAGAAAAAAAAATCAATAGTTACAGAGGAAGGTTATGGAATTCAGTTATCTGTGAATAGTATTAAGCTTTTGAATAAAATAGGCTTTAATTCATTACCTGAGGAAGAAAAATTTAATCCAAAGAAAATTGATTTTTATGAAATAAGAAATTCAAAAAAAATATGTGATCTAGAAATTTCGAAATTTAATTCTGAAAATTGTAAATATACAACTTTAAAAAGATCAAAACTTCTTCAGTTTTTAAAAAACAATTTAGGGGATGACGTAATTAGATATAACCACAGTGTTAATCAAATTGAATATGATAATGATTTAATAACTCTAAATTTCGATAATCATAAAATCAATTGTGATTATTTAATTGTTTCAGATGGAGTTTTTTCAAAAGGCAAATCCTTGATTTCAAATAACCAATCTAAACCCATTTATAATAATTGTGTTGCCATTAGAGCCAACATCTCAAAAAATAATCTTCACAACATTAATAATGAAAATATTTCTTTATTTTTAGGGGCAAATTTTCATTACGTAGTTTATCCATTAAATAGAGATCAAAACTTAAATTTTATAGGAATATTGAAATATAGATTAAATTCCAATGAACAAGCAAATCAAAAACTAAATGAAGAAAGTTATTTTATAGAAGCTATAAAAAGTAAATTAAATCAAAAAATTTCTGCCTCACTTTTTGAATGTCTTCAAAACGTTAAACTATTTCCAGTTTTTGTAAGTAAAAATTTTTACAATGCTCCTCAAAATACATTTTTAGTTGGAGATGCTTTTTTTGCACTTTCTCCTTCTTTTGCCCAAGGTGCTTCGCAATCAATAGAAGGGAGTTATGAATTATATGAGAGTATATTAAATAATCTTGATTTTCATAACAAACGTATGCAAAGAATAAAAATGATTAATAATCGGTCAAATTTTAATCAATTCGCTTTTCATTTATCAAATCCAATAATGACTTTGTTTAGAAATATTTCTTTAAAACTTTTAACTAAGAATAAAAAATTTTTAGAAAGTTATTTAGGCAAAGTTTATAAAAATTAATTTTTTGAAATAAATTTTTGTCTTAGATAGTCTATTGGATGTATTCTTCCATTGATATCACAATGCCAATAAGTCCATCCATTACAGCTTTCTGCGCCTAAAATTGTTGCTGCAACTTTGTGAATAGAGCCTTCTGCTTGATTATGTTTGATACTTCCATCAGCCATAATTCTTGCAGTTATCTTTTTTTTGTTATCAAATATACTCGTACCTGGTTTAATAATTCCCAATTCAACTAATGACCCAAAAGGAATTCTTGGCTTTGATCGATTGTTTTTGAGTGTATCTAGTAAATTATCTTCAAAAGGCTTTGTATTTTTTAATCTTTGTTCTGCAGCTTTAAAATAATTTTTTTCTTTTTCTATACCAAAATAATTTCTTCCTAATTTCTTAGCAACCGTAGCAGTTGTTCCAGAACCTAAGAATGGATCTAAAATCATATCCCCTTTATTTGATGTTGCTAATAAAACCCTATGGAGCAATGACTCTGGTTTTTGGGTTGAGTGAATTTTTTTTCCATTTTTTTTTAATCTTTCAGTCCCATTACAAATTGGCAGATCCCAATTTGATCTCATTTGAAGATCATCATTTAAGCACTTTAAAGATTGATAATTAAATGTGTATTTAGATTTTTCACTCTTTGAAGCCCAAATTAAAGTTTCATGCGCGTTAGTAAATCGAGTTCCTCTAAAGTTTGGCATTGGATTATTTTTATTCCAGATGACATCATTCATTATCCAAAATCCTAAATTTTGAATAGCTGTACCGACTCTAAAAATATTATGATAACTACCAATAACCCAAATTGCTCCATCCTTTTTTAAAATTCTTTTACATTCGCTAAGCCAATCGTATGTAAATTCATCATATTTTTTAAAACTCTCGAATTGATCCCACTTATCATTTACAGCATTTACCTTAGATCTATCTGGTCTAGTTAATTCAGTTTTGAGTTGTAAGTTGTATGGTGGATCTGCAAAAATTAAATCAAAAGTTTCACGTGGAATTTTTTTTAATTCCTCTAAGCTGTCTCCGTTAATAATTTTATTTTTGAACTCAGTTTTCATTTATAAAAATGAATTAGACTCCAAATGGATTCTACGGTCAACCTGAGATTGAAATATTTGGATTCGACTTGTGCTAACCTTATGGATGATAACTAGATCTTGTGTATAGATATTTTCGAAACAGGTGCAAAAGTTTTTCTATGGTATTTTGTAATACCTAATTTCTTTAAAGCTTTTAAGTGTTGTTTTGTGCCATACCCAAAATTTTTATCCCAATAATAACCTTTATTTTTTTTTGACAAAGAAATTATAAAATTGTCTCTAGCTACTTTTGCAATAATTGAAGCTGCTGAGATTGCTGGTATTTTCTTATCTCCTTTTATGATGGCTTTTATTTTATAATTATTCATTAATGGTACTTTGTTACCATCAACTAATACTTGTGAAGGTTTTTTTTTAAGTTTTTTTATTGCTCTCTTCATTGCAAGTAAACTTGCCTGAAGAATATTAATTTTATCAATTTCATCTTTGGATGATTTTGCTATAGCCCAAATAGAATTTTTTTTAATATATTTTGACAATATTTCTCTTTTATCTTTTTTAATACTTTTAGAGTCTTTCAGTATTTTAAGATTAACATTTTTATTTAAAATAACAGCAGCCGCATAAACAGGACCAATTAAACTGCCTCTACCAACTTCATCAACACCAGCGATAATTTTCATTAAAATTTTATTTTTAATTCTAAAATTTTTTGTCTGATTTTTTTTAAGTCTTCCCACGAAAATTTTTTGTTTTCAGGAAATCGGATTAGATAAGAGGGACTGAATGTTATCATTAAAAGATATGTTTTATTATTTAGTATAATTTCTTTCCACTTACCTCTTTCATTAGAAATTCTTTCATTGGATGAGATAACAGCCTCCATTGCAGTACTTCCAAATAGGATGATAATTTGTGGGTCAATTATCGAAATATGTTCTTTTAAAAAAACAGAGTATCTTTTAATTTCCCGAGATGTTGGTTTTCTATCCTCTGGCGGTCTAAAATTTATGGCATAAGTTGAGTAAATAGAATTTTTTTCTATATTAATTGCTTTAAGCATTTTCTCTAGCAAGGTCCCTGATTCACCTTGGAAAGTTTTTTCTGTTTTTTCTTCTTCAACACCAGGGGCTTCTCCTACAATCATTATAGGACTACTGATGTTACCATCACCAAAAATTAATTTCTTTGCATTATCTTTTAGATTACAATTTTGAATTGAATTAATATGTTTTTTAAGCTCCAAAATTTTTGTATTTTTATCTAGTTTATTTTGATTGTTTTCAGTTTTTGGAATTCTAAATCTATTTAAGGGTTTATCGCTAAAAATAAAATTTGGCTCTATTGAATTTAACAATTCTTCCCTATAAGACATATTTTGATCTAAAAATTTTTTGGTCATAATAGCTAATCTATATGTTTAAAAAAAAAATTATAATCATACTTATTTCTGTCTTACTGTATCAGAGCCCATTATTATCTAAAAGTACTAGTTTTGATGAATTTAGTTCAAGAAATTTATCAAAATATTTTTCTGGAATTGTAGCATTAGAAAATAAGAATAATTCTGAGGCACTAGATTTTTTTAATTCCTCTAAAATTCTTATAAATCAACATGAACCATATTTAGAAAGGTTAGTTACAACATTAGTTTTGGAGGACAAAGTTCCTCAGGCAATCAATTTTATAAGGATAAATAGTGAAAAAAGTAATTCACAATTTTTTGAAGCTTATATTTTATTAGCTTTAGATAATTTGAAAAAAAATAAAATTAATAAAGCAATTGAAGTTTTATCTAAAATTCCAGAGGATTTTAAAAGAGACAGATTTAACTTTATTATTACGAATTCATTAATTCAGTATGCAAATGTAATTAGAGATAAAGAAGTTAAAGTAGAGAAAACAAATTTTGGTAATTTATCTCTGATATCTGAAACTTTTCAAAGATGTTATTTAGATGACAAAAGTACAGATACTTTTTTTTCCAAATTGATTAACAATGTTCAAGCAGATTATTCAAGATATATCTTTTTTTATTTAACACACTTGATTGAAAAAAATAGAATAGAGGATGCCAAAGAAATAACTCAAGGATTAGACTATGTAAATACAACTTTGCTATTATCTCAAGGCAAAAGCTGGGTCGAAAGAGATCAAATTAAAGAATTTAGTAAAGTTTTCTCATGCACTAATCATAATGATATTATAGGAGAGTTTTTATTTTTAATTTCTAATTTATTTTCTTCTCAAAATGAATTTGAAAAATCAAA from the Candidatus Pelagibacter sp. HIMB1321 genome contains:
- a CDS encoding ribonuclease HII; the protein is MKIIAGVDEVGRGSLIGPVYAAAVILNKNVNLKILKDSKSIKKDKREILSKYIKKNSIWAIAKSSKDEIDKINILQASLLAMKRAIKKLKKKPSQVLVDGNKVPLMNNYKIKAIIKGDKKIPAISAASIIAKVARDNFIISLSKKNKGYYWDKNFGYGTKQHLKALKKLGITKYHRKTFAPVSKISIHKI
- a CDS encoding thioredoxin domain-containing protein, encoding MKKIIALFLLILFQFSIVSADSSKDINRIIIGNKDAKISIIAYESLTCSHCANFHINVLPDLKKDFIDKGLAKIEFRHFPLDIAAFNASKIAQCKNDGNSDILNTLYLNQPKWIKGKTVNEVNENLKKFLESEGITIDFNKCTSNKNIEDFVLNDRIEGAKKFKVNATPTIIINDKKFEKSLNYKNLKKTLEKLI
- a CDS encoding tetratricopeptide repeat protein — protein: MFKKKIIIILISVLLYQSPLLSKSTSFDEFSSRNLSKYFSGIVALENKNNSEALDFFNSSKILINQHEPYLERLVTTLVLEDKVPQAINFIRINSEKSNSQFFEAYILLALDNLKKNKINKAIEVLSKIPEDFKRDRFNFIITNSLIQYANVIRDKEVKVEKTNFGNLSLISETFQRCYLDDKSTDTFFSKLINNVQADYSRYIFFYLTHLIEKNRIEDAKEITQGLDYVNTTLLLSQGKSWVERDQIKEFSKVFSCTNHNDIIGEFLFLISNLFSSQNEFEKSNFYLSLSTYLNPKFVFNLSLIAENLYLNQDYEKSKNILKNFNKNQDFYYWYRSKKEAQIITKTRDKDEALNYIRSKFDKIENPNDKFIFDIANFYKNSKKYETAIEYYSLIINKLDDDSEVKADLLYRRGGSYERLKDYESADKDLLASLKIKPNDAYVLNYLAYSWLERDFQINEAIEMLEKAYEKENNDPYIIDSIGWAYYLVDNFIKAEQFLKRAVQLMPDDPIVNDHYGDILWKLDRKIQARYFWSMVLEMEDVEEDLLDQIKDKLITGPKNS
- a CDS encoding FAD-dependent monooxygenase, whose product is MKKIAIIGAGISGLYLANLFKGNKDYQITIYEKKKSIVTEEGYGIQLSVNSIKLLNKIGFNSLPEEEKFNPKKIDFYEIRNSKKICDLEISKFNSENCKYTTLKRSKLLQFLKNNLGDDVIRYNHSVNQIEYDNDLITLNFDNHKINCDYLIVSDGVFSKGKSLISNNQSKPIYNNCVAIRANISKNNLHNINNENISLFLGANFHYVVYPLNRDQNLNFIGILKYRLNSNEQANQKLNEESYFIEAIKSKLNQKISASLFECLQNVKLFPVFVSKNFYNAPQNTFLVGDAFFALSPSFAQGASQSIEGSYELYESILNNLDFHNKRMQRIKMINNRSNFNQFAFHLSNPIMTLFRNISLKLLTKNKKFLESYLGKVYKN
- a CDS encoding site-specific DNA-methyltransferase yields the protein MKTEFKNKIINGDSLEELKKIPRETFDLIFADPPYNLQLKTELTRPDRSKVNAVNDKWDQFESFKKYDEFTYDWLSECKRILKKDGAIWVIGSYHNIFRVGTAIQNLGFWIMNDVIWNKNNPMPNFRGTRFTNAHETLIWASKSEKSKYTFNYQSLKCLNDDLQMRSNWDLPICNGTERLKKNGKKIHSTQKPESLLHRVLLATSNKGDMILDPFLGSGTTATVAKKLGRNYFGIEKEKNYFKAAEQRLKNTKPFEDNLLDTLKNNRSKPRIPFGSLVELGIIKPGTSIFDNKKKITARIMADGSIKHNQAEGSIHKVAATILGAESCNGWTYWHCDINGRIHPIDYLRQKFISKN
- a CDS encoding DUF721 domain-containing protein, with product MQSKNNTKQRNSVIQGLRSFRDTLPKNVKKIINKKGHIYSETLNNWKYIVGEKLFKICYPKSFKNSNRFGVSTLLVMVKRGHEVDMEYSKKDIMDKMNSFFGYSVVEKLKFISFDDDQNIFTSDDDTEKNVTIKKYQTKINDIKNDKIKKSLIELTKVFKQK
- a CDS encoding A/G-specific adenine glycosylase, with amino-acid sequence MKDPTITNKILKWYDLNKRSLPWRKKVSQEKKEYYTLISEFMLQQTQVATVIPYFQRFIKSIANIEKLSKFNDEKLIKLWEGLGYYSRVRNLKKTAQIVVKDFDKRLPQSFIDLKSLPGIGDYTASAISAIAFNKPLIPLDGNIERVLKRLLYLKKQNQIKKENLQKYKKVFGISVNRSSDYAQALMELGALICKPVNPLCKQCPILKKCESFRNQDFELVKIKKKDKQTFYKLNVYKKNNQYLLIKNDKFKFLKNFDIFPMEELISPKNFNKDLNFKISNMNMNIKIEYKNKFNLDGNVNWIDPKKLQKYTLPTFTKKIVKFLENQK
- a CDS encoding uracil-DNA glycosylase — encoded protein: MTKKFLDQNMSYREELLNSIEPNFIFSDKPLNRFRIPKTENNQNKLDKNTKILELKKHINSIQNCNLKDNAKKLIFGDGNISSPIMIVGEAPGVEEEKTEKTFQGESGTLLEKMLKAINIEKNSIYSTYAINFRPPEDRKPTSREIKRYSVFLKEHISIIDPQIIILFGSTAMEAVISSNERISNERGKWKEIILNNKTYLLMITFSPSYLIRFPENKKFSWEDLKKIRQKILELKIKF